TTCCATATCGATTTCTTCGAGGGTTTCGATATGCTCTGATACAAAACTAATTGGAACTACGACTAGTTCCTTTACGCCCTGTGCAGCAAGTTCTTCGATCGCTACATCAGTGTATGGCTGTAACCATTCAACGGGACCAACACGACTTTGGTAGGCGAGCTTATAGGGATTGGAGCGATTGAGTTTTTGCATAATTAAAGCCGCGCAAGTTTCGATTTCCTTTTGATAGGGATCACCTGCTTCTTCGATATAGCTGACGGGTACACCGTGGGCGCTAAAGAAGATATATGCTGCGCTCGGATTTTTAACTTGATCGAGTTTAGTGGCAATCAGATTTGCCATCGCTTGCAAATAGCCTGAATTGTCATACCAAGAAGGTACAACTGTGTACTTGATTTTTTGTAGTTCTGGATCGTTTTTCCAGATGCGATCAAGTAGTCGGAAGCTAGAGCCTGTAGTACTAATTGAAAATTGTGGATACAAAGGCAAAACCACTAATTCTTCAATCTGATCGTGTTTGATTTGGGCGATCGCCTCTTCAGTGAAGGGATGCCAGTAGCGCATTCCCAAATACACATGGGCTTCATGACCATTTTGCTGAAGCTGCGATCGCAGGGCTTGAGCTTGAGCTTCAGTAATTCGCCGTAATGGTGAGCCGCCACCAATTTTTTTGTAATTCTCTTGAGATTTTTTTGCTCGTAGTGTCGAAATTAACCAAGCTAAAGGTGCTTGCAGTAATGGCGAAGGCAAGCGAATAATTTCTGGGTCAGCAAATAAGTTGTACAAAAAAGGGCGGACATCTTCTAATTTGTCTGGCCCGCCGAGGTTCAGCAGTAAAACGCCTAGTCGCCCCATATCAATCGCTATATCCCTTTATAATTTTAGATTTGTTATTAAGATCGAGTTTCATTAATTATAGCTAGGGTCAGGATCGTTATACCGTTTTGTGCTGATCTTAAATCTATGGTAATGAAAGTTTTACTTAGGGCTTAAAACTCAAATAAATGAAGACGACGCGAAGCGTCGTCTTCATTTATTTGAGTTTTTACTTGTCCTTCGTTGCTTCCTGATCTGATTTAACCATGCGATCGCTGCTTCGATACTCGTTACTTTTTCGCCTTCAGGCATGGCGGGACGCTGCACCATAATAATGGGAATTCCCAATTCCCTTGCGGCGACAATCTTGGCATAGGTAGCATTGCCGCCGCTATTTTTACTAACGATCGCCTGAATTCGATAGTCTCGCAATAATTGTCGTTCCTGCTCTAAACTAAATGGTCCGCGATCAAGCAGTACCTTGCTATTGGGTAATTCTAGTTCGGGTGGATCGATCGAGCGCATTAGATACCAGATATGCGGGCTGATATGTGATCGCTGCAAAAAAGGCTCTAGTTGTTGTCTCCCTGATGTAATAAATACTCGATTTACCGATTCAGGAATAGACCTTGCGGCGGCTTCTACACTTTCTACTTCGATCCAATTATCGCCATTTATTTTCTTCCATTGAGGACGAGTGAGCATTAGATAGGGAATATTAACTGAATGCGAAGCGATCGCGCCATTAATAGTTATTTGTCCCGCACAGGGATGGGTTGCATCAATGAGAACATCAATGGAATAGTCTTGTATATATCTAGCTAATCCTTCTGCGCCACCAAATCCACCAATACGAACTTGTCCAACTAGGGCGGCTGGCTTTTTAGTGCGGCCTGCGAGGGAGCTAATTACTTCTAATTTGGGATTAGTGGCGAGTTTTGCGGCGAGTTTCACGGCATCACCCGTGCCACCCAAAATGAGAATTTTCTGCATAATTAGAAATATTTAGACATTGTAGTTTGCTGGTTGCTGAGTCCGCGAGCCATATGTTACAGCATTTATTTAGTCTAGTAAGGTACAAAGGTTGGTTTCTACAAACCTTTGTACCTTACTGCGCCATAACCCTTTTCTCGACTGTACGCGATCGCCACTAGAAAGGAGTTTCAGTCAGTTTTGATTTCTATAGCAATGTAAGTTTTACTTAGGACATAAAACCCAAAAGATGAGTGGCGGCGCTTCGCACCGCCACTCATCTTTTGGGTTTTGATTTGTCCTATCTATCTCTTGCGTTCAAAAGACACAATGACCACGCCATTTTATCTTTTGGTATAAAACTGTTAGGATCAAATGCATAAGTACTTTGAAATTTGAAACTGGTTACTGTCGTGGATGCGATCGCCATTAGCTCTCTTACTCTCAATATTGTTTTGGGATTATTTATCCTGATGTATATATTTCGGATTATCATGACATGGTATCCCCAAATTCCTCTCAAGCAATTTCCCTATAGCGTGATTACATTCCCGACCGAACCTTTGCTATTTGTACTACGGAAGTTAATCCCCCCGATCGGCGGTATTGATATTTCCCCTGTGATTGGTGTTGGTATTTTTAGCCTCTTGCGCGAAATGTTACTTGGTCAGCAAGGTATTTTGACAATGATGCAATAGATTTACCGCAATTCTATAAATGTTGGCATAAGTCCTATAAGTCCTATCTGCTTTACTACTTAACACCAGAGATTTTTTAAAAGTGATTCCAGCACTTTTAAAAAATCTCTAGTTGTTTATTTGAACTTATAGCAATGTAAGTTTAGCTTAGGATATAAAACCCAAAAGATGAGCGGCGGTGCGAAGCGCCGCCACTCATCTTTTGGGTTTTGATTTGTCCTATCTATCTCTTGCGTTGCTATAGAGCATTGTAAAAGGTTATAACCATGACAATTAGTTATTAACTCCTAATGTAAAACTTAAAGAATGCATCTTTAATTTCATTGGAATCTATGCCTACACTTCTAGTCAAAAATATCCATACCTTAGTCACGATGGATCGGGATCGCCGAGAACTCCATAATGCAGCGATATTTGTGAGAGATAATGTGATTGAGCAGGTAGGACTCACCACCGAATTACCTCAAAATGCCGATGAAGTGTTGGACTTACATGGAAAACATATTGTCTTGCCAGGGCTAGTTAATACCCATCATCATTTCTATCAAGTTCTTACTAAAGTTATTCCCGCCGCTCAAAATTGCACTCTGTTTAATTGGTTGCAAACTCTCTACCCAATTTGGGGGAATCTCAATTCTGAAAGCATTTATATCAGCGCTCAGATGGCAGCCGCAGAATTAATTCTATCTGGTTGCACGACTGCTAGCGATCATCTTTATATCTATCCCAATGATTGTAAGTTGGATGATGAAATAGCAGGTATACAGGAAATTGGAATGCGATTTCATGCTAGTCGAGGTAGTATGAGCGTTGGCGAGAGTCAAGGTGGACTTCCACCCGATGCTTTAGTTGAGAAGGAAGCTGACATTCTCAAAGACTCGCAAAGATTAATTGAGCAGTATCACGATCCATCGCGTTTTTCTATGTTACGCATGACTCTTGCCCCCTGTTCGCCGTTTTCCGTATCCCCAGACTTGATGATCGAATCGGCAAAAATGGCGAGATCTTATACCAGTGTTAGATTGCATACCCATCTTGCCGAAAATAAGTCAGACGTAGACTACAGCCTTGCTAAATTTGGCAAGATCCCTGGAGATTATGCAGAGTCGGTGGGTTGGCTGGGTGATGATGTGTGGCATGCCCATTGTGTGAAATTGAGTGATGATTCGATCGCAAAATTTGGACGCACGGGTACGGGTGTGGCGCATTGTCCTTGTAGCAATACACGCCTAGGCAGTGGCATTGCCCCCATCAGAAAAATGCTAAATCATAATGTGCCAGTGGGTTTGGGTGTAGATGGTTCGGCTTCTAATGACACGGGCAATCTGTTGCAAGAGGCACGAACTGCTTTTTTACTAGCAAGGGTAAATGAGTGCGATCCCACATCAATGAGTGCTAGGGAGATATTGGAAGTAGCTACCCTTGGCGGCGCAAAGGTGTTGGGTCGGGATGATATTGGGGCGATCGCTCCTAATATGGCGGCGGATTTCATTGCGATCGATATTGAGCGATCGCAGTTTGCTGGCGCACATCACGATCTTGTATCTGCGCTGATTTTCTGTCCAGTGCCTTCAGTTGATTACAGTTTTATCAATGGTAAGAAAGTAGTTGATCGTGGTCAGCTAACAACCCTTGATTTGCCAATGCTAATCGAGAAGACCAACAAAATTGCTTGTCAACTTGTCAATAAATAATATAGCAATGCAAGAGATAGATAGGACAAATCAAAACCAAAAAGATGAGTGGCGGCGCAAAGCGCCGCCACTCATCTTTTTGGTTTTATGTCCTAATCAAAACTTACATTGCTATAAATAATCAAAAAGTAATCAAAAAGGTTGCGAAGTGACCTTTTTGATTACTTAGAGAGGTGGCAAAGATTAATTTTAAAAATTCCTTAAAAAAAAGTTGACTAAATGCGATCACTATCTGCTATATTATGAAAGCTGAAAAGCAAGGGCGCTTAGCTCAGTTGGTAGAGCGTCTCGTTTACACCGAGAATGTCGGGGGTTCGAGTCCCTCAGCGCCCATTGAAAAATTTCCATTAAAAGAAATCTTCTATAAAACAACAAAGCGTCTATGCGGTTTTATTTCTTTATGGCTCTGTTTTTTAAGTTACAAAAGTGTGACGAAATTTTTGCGAATTGGTGCTGATGTGATTGTTATTTGCTTTACTTTTTTCAAAAACATTTTCACACAAACATTTACATAATTTTAAAAATACGATAATATCCTTAAATTATAGTTATTTGATATGTCGAAAAAATTTTTGAGCCAATAAAAGGTTATTAGAAAGTTATATAAAGTAATATTTTTTTAATAGATCAGGTAGAATCTGATAGTAGCTTAAGAGCCAGAATCTATATGTTGTTTAAGTCATACAAAAATATTCTGCCAGCTTCGGTTGCCTTCATCGGGGGGATAGTATTTATTGTCGGTCAACCAGAATTTGCGCTAGCAAATCATCAAGCAGAATATACACCAACGGAACGTCCTAGACCAAAACGAACTCAAGGCGGCGGATCACGCTTAACCCTGCAAGTTACTCCACCTTCCTTTAAATTACAACCTTCACAAAACATCGTTTTGTAAGTTGTACTTTTATCTAGTTCAAGATAACCATTGATTTTTTTAACTTCATTATCAACAGTTATTGAGTGATTTGCAGTTAAGCAGCAGAAAAAGTTAAATCTTTAACCTTTACCTTCCCATGTACATTAGTTCATCTACAGGATATAAGGAAACCGCAATAATGCTTAATCTCCCAAAAAGAAGGACACGTTATACGTGTCCTTCTTTTTGGGAGATTAAGCATTATTGCTTGCAATACATTGAATTAAAAAAATTTATCGCAAAACACGAGATGGCGTAGCAATTGTGTGTTTAAATCCATCTCTGCGTTAGTTTGTCAACTCACAAAAGTGTGGCGACACTTTTGTGAGTTGACATTAGGCGGCTTGCGACAAAGAGCTTGCATACATCAAAACATTAATTTGATAGGATCAGTGCGATTTGATTTTAGTCTTGAAACTTAGCAACTCTGACCTAACTTTAGACTGTAATTCCAATTCACAAAAGTGTGGTAATACTTTTGTGAATTAAAAAACAAACCGAGTAAGGGTTTTAAAAACACAAAATGGTTATGCCATTTTGTGTTTTGGTATAACTCATGCGGGAATTACGACAAAAAAGTTAGGCTTAAGGGAGCAAGTGCCATTAAACTCCTTGAGATGATCGCTATTAAAACCTTAAAGTCAAACTGGGAAAAATTACCACTTAGATTTCAACAGTGGGGCGGTTTTTTCCTGTCTAGTGGCAGTATCTACCTGCTAGTATTTGGACTGCGTTGGTTGGGCTGGTTACAACCAAGCGAATGGGCTGCATTTGATCTATACATGCAAGTTCGACCTGCGGAGCCAGTAGATGAAAGAATTATTATCGTTGGTGTCCAAGAATCAGATATTCGCTATCTAGGCAATTGGCCTGCATCTGATCGCATCCTCGCCCAGATTTTAAGGAAAATACGCGATCAACAACCCAAAGTGATTGGCTTAGATTTGTATCGGGATATTCCTGTGGGAGAGGGTTACGCAGAGTTAGAACAGATATTCAAAACCACTCCTAATTTGATTGGCATTGAAAAAAGTATTGGCGATCGCTTTAGTACAGCTATCGATCCACCACCTGCTTTAAAAGCTTTGGGGCAGGTAGCTGCAAATGATGTAATTGTTGATCCTGACGGTAGATTGCGCCGCGCCTTATTGTATCCGATGCCTGAGGGTAATGAGGGTTTACCAAGTTTAGGTTTAGCGATCGCCCTAACATATTTAAAAGAGAAAGGGATAGAACCTAAGTCTTCAGAATCTGGCTACCTACAGATTGGTTCAACGATTTTTCAGCCCTTAGAAGATACGGATGGTGGATATATTCGTGTTGATGCTGGTGGATATCAAGTTCTGATGAACTATCATGGCTCCTCTCAAAAGTTTCGCTATATTTCCCTTGAAGATATTTTAGAAAATCGCATTGATCCTCAGCTAATGCGCGATCGCATTGTCCTAATTGGGCCTCAAGCCGCAAGTCTCAATGATGTTTTTTACACACCCTACAGCAGTAATTTTATAACTTCACCTGCTCAAATGTCGGGAGTGGAGTTTCAGGCAAATATTGTCAAACTAATTTTGGGAGCAGTTCTCGATAATCGTCCTCTGTTTAGGATTTGGTCAAATATTTGGGAGGAGATCTGGATAGCTGGTTGGGCAATGACTGGAGCCGCGATTATTTGGATATTTTCGACTCGGCGCTTAATTTTTTTAACTGGTACGTTGATTTTATGTATGGGGGGACTTGTTATTGGCAGCTATGTCCTATTTTTGTCGGGGTGGTGGATACCGATCGCACCTGCTCTATTTACTTATATCGGCTCCATGTTAGTGATGCAGAGCTATATGTATGTTTCTCGACTACAAGAACTGAATTCAGCACTTTCCGATTCGATTGAACTGCTTGCCCATGATGCTTCCCATGATGCTTTAACGGGTTTACCCAATCGCAATCTATTTATGGATCGTGTAGAACATGCGATCAAGTATAGTAAACGCCATTCTAGTTATTTGTTTGCCATCTTTTTTATTGACTTGGATCGTTTCAAAATGATTAACGATAGTCTCGGTCATAATGTTGGCGATCTGTTTTTGCAGGCGATCTCTGAGATTTTGCAAGGTTGCTTGCGCTCCATTGATACAGTTGCTCGCCTTGGGGGAGATGAATTTACTATTCTCGTTGATGACATTCAAGATGTGGGCGAAGCCCTGATGGTAGCCGATCGCATTCTCAACAAATTCCTTTCGCCCGTCATCATCAAAGGCGAAGCAATTTTCCCAAGTGCAAGCATAGGCATTGTGATCAGTACACCTGATTATGACAATTGTGTTGATCTGCTTAGGGACGCTGATATTGCCATGTATCGCGCTAAATCCTCAGGGAAAGGACGTTATATTCTCTTCGATCAGGAAATGTACGAACAGACCCTCAGATTAACACAGCTAGAAAGTGAACTCCATTATGCCCTTGAGCATCAGGAATTTGAGCTTTACTATCAGCCAATAGTCTCTTTAGAAACGGATAAGTTGTCAGGATTTGAAGCACTCATTCGATGGAAGAATCCCAAACGTGGTTTTATTTCTCCCATCGAGTTTATTCCCCTTGCCGAAGATACAGGGCTGATTGTGGCAGTCGGTGATTGGGTCTTAAAAGAAGCATGTAACCAACTAAAAGTTTGGTTACATAAGTTCCCAGAAGCCGCAAATTTAAAGATGAGCATTAATTTAGCTAGCCATCAAATTCGTGAACCAGATTTGCTAGAGAAGCTTGATGCCATTCTGTCGGAAACTGGTATTGATGGCTGTTCCATTCGTTTAGAAATTACGGAAAGCACTCTGATGGATCAAGGAGAACAAACAATCAATAAATTAGCTCAATTAAGGGCAAGAAATATTCAATTGAGTATTGATGATTTTGGACAAGGATATTCTTCCCTTAGCTATTTACATCGTTTCCCAATTAACATTCTCAAAATAGATCGTGCTTTTGTGGATCAAATGACGGATGGCGGCGAGAATATTGAAATCGTGAGGACGATTACGATGTTGGCGCATACCTTGAATATGAGTGTGGTTGCTGAAGGTGTAGAGACACAACAGCAGGTTGAAATTTTAAAAAAATTAGGTTGTGAGTTTGGACAAGGATACCTATTCTCGCGACCTTTAACTGCGCCTGCCGCAGAACAGGCGATCGCTAATAGTGTTAATGCGATCGCAATTTCCCCAACAATAGAGTAATTAACTGATGTTACGAAGATCTGAAGTTATTTGAGAAATATCTTCACAATTTCCATTGTGGAGGTTAACATAGCTGTAACTTTTAGATCAATCTCATGACAGTAGTACCAACGGTTCGCACTCACCGATTGACAAAACAGTTTGATAATCACGTTGCAGTCAATCACATCGATTTGCAGATTGATCGCGGCGAAGTCTATGGACTGATTGGTCCCAATGGAGCAGGTAAGACCACCTTAATTCGGATGTTGGCTGCTGCCGAGGAACCCACCGCAGGAGAAATTTATATTAATGGAGCGCGTTTTTTGCGTGGTCAAAATAATCCTGAGCTGAAGCGGCAATTGGGGTATTTGCCAGATGACTTTCCACTTTACGACGACCTAACCGTATGGGATTATCTAGATTACTTTGCACGTTTGTACTTTTTGAGAGATGCACAGCGATCGCAAAGATTGTACGAAGTGATTGAGTTAGTGGAGCTAGAACAGAAAAAGAATGAACTAATTGCCACACTCTCAAGAGGAATGAAACAGCGTCTCAGCCTAGCACGTAGCATTATTCATAATCCCACGTTGCTATTGCTTGATGAGCCTGTATCAGGACTTGATCCCTTAGCGCGAGTGCAGGTTCGCAATATTATCAAGTCTCTACAACGGCAGGGAATGACGATTTTAATTTCATCTCATATTTTGAGTGATCTCGCAGAAATTTGTACATCAATTGGGATTATGGAGCTAGGTCGTTTAGTTGAAAGCTCGCGACTGCAAGCTCTATATGATCGCAGTAACCAAGATCGACAACAGATTCTGATCTCGACTTTAGGCAAAATTGAAGATCTTGAAATAGTTTTGAAGCGATCGGAATTTGTACAGGAAGTAGAAGTTTTAGCTGATGTTGCTATGGTAAGAATTCAGTTTGCGGGTACTCTTGAAGACTGTGCTTCCCTACTTAAATATCTCATTGATGCAGATGTCCCTATAATCAATTTTCATCGCACTCAGGAAACCTTAGAAAACATTTTCTTAAAACTAGGCTATAAGCAAACCAGCTAAATCTAAACACGAATTGTTTCTAGGTAGCTAGGCATAAGTAAACTAAAAAACCAGAAGCTGTCCCGCCCGCTACGCAGGCGGGACAGCTTTCTAGTTTTAGGTTTTAATTATGGTGAGCTACTTATAGCAAAGTAATGAGTTGTAACTGTATGTAGGTAGTGCTGCCCAGCACTGCCATGATAAATCCTTTCCCTTTTATAGCAATGTAAGTTTTGCTTAGGACATAAAACCCAAAAGATGAGTGGTGGCGCGAATCGCCGCCACTCATCTTTTGGGTTTTGATTTGTCCAATCTATCTCTTGCGTTGCTAACTACCACGTTCTGATCCCAATGTTGAGATTATTCCACAGTCTACTGAATTGTCTGAGCAGGCTTATCAATACTATCGACAGCAACCAGATAAGCAATATAGCCTTACGGATTGCGCTTCGATGGTGATTATGAAGGAAAAGGGGATTGATCCAGTCCTGCCCCACGCTCGCCATTTTCAACAGGAAGGTTTTATTGCTTTATTGAGAGATAAATAAATTGAAGTTTGTCCTTAATATTGGAGGGATATTTTCGCTAAGTAAAAAGTATATTTTCATGAGATGAGTAACAATTTCTTTTTTGTCTGCTCTCTATTTGCTCGCAATCTTGCGATCGCTTCTGACGGTTCTTGTTTTAACCGTTCTTGATAGTGCTGTTCCTGTGACTGCTCAAGGAGAAACATATATTCATCAATTTGAGAGCGATTACGCCAATAATAGGTAATTACGGCATAGATTTTTTCTAGGTTTAAGCTTGGCAATTCTTCTAAAATTTCTTTGGGGCTATAGCCGCTTAAATAGTATTTGATGACATCTTGGATGCCAATACGATGACCTTTGATGTGGATGTCATCTGGGCTTAGAAAATCGAAGTAGTCTTCTAAAAGCATAGGTATTGTCTCTTCTATGTGAATAATATCTTAGCTTATCTATATGATCGCCATCTTTATTCTTGCCAATCCTCAAGTTTTAATCCTTCAACACGCTCAAATTCTCTAGTGTTGTGGGTTACAAGGATAAGATTATTGGCTAAAGCGATCGCCGCAATCTGTAAATCATAGCTCCCAATTGGAGTTCCCAGCTTTTGTAATTTGGCGCGTATTTGTCCGCAAATTAGGGCTGGGGTTCTCTTTTCAACGGTTCTCCTTGCCATGCTCCAAATGTACTCAGAAATCGCTGTGACCATTGGCGCTTTTGAGTCTTCTGGACAATTTGATACACCAATAAAATATCTAGTTTTT
This genomic stretch from Pseudanabaena galeata CCNP1313 harbors:
- the hemH gene encoding ferrochelatase, whose protein sequence is MGRLGVLLLNLGGPDKLEDVRPFLYNLFADPEIIRLPSPLLQAPLAWLISTLRAKKSQENYKKIGGGSPLRRITEAQAQALRSQLQQNGHEAHVYLGMRYWHPFTEEAIAQIKHDQIEELVVLPLYPQFSISTTGSSFRLLDRIWKNDPELQKIKYTVVPSWYDNSGYLQAMANLIATKLDQVKNPSAAYIFFSAHGVPVSYIEEAGDPYQKEIETCAALIMQKLNRSNPYKLAYQSRVGPVEWLQPYTDVAIEELAAQGVKELVVVPISFVSEHIETLEEIDMEYREIAEHAGIETFARVPAPDTDPTFIQALADVVMKALSDRPIAFAETIQPQKNTKLYPQERWEWGMTQSAEVWNGRLAMLGFLILLLELWLGRGQIFQ
- a CDS encoding 8-oxoguanine deaminase, with the protein product MPTLLVKNIHTLVTMDRDRRELHNAAIFVRDNVIEQVGLTTELPQNADEVLDLHGKHIVLPGLVNTHHHFYQVLTKVIPAAQNCTLFNWLQTLYPIWGNLNSESIYISAQMAAAELILSGCTTASDHLYIYPNDCKLDDEIAGIQEIGMRFHASRGSMSVGESQGGLPPDALVEKEADILKDSQRLIEQYHDPSRFSMLRMTLAPCSPFSVSPDLMIESAKMARSYTSVRLHTHLAENKSDVDYSLAKFGKIPGDYAESVGWLGDDVWHAHCVKLSDDSIAKFGRTGTGVAHCPCSNTRLGSGIAPIRKMLNHNVPVGLGVDGSASNDTGNLLQEARTAFLLARVNECDPTSMSAREILEVATLGGAKVLGRDDIGAIAPNMAADFIAIDIERSQFAGAHHDLVSALIFCPVPSVDYSFINGKKVVDRGQLTTLDLPMLIEKTNKIACQLVNK
- a CDS encoding EAL domain-containing protein → MIAIKTLKSNWEKLPLRFQQWGGFFLSSGSIYLLVFGLRWLGWLQPSEWAAFDLYMQVRPAEPVDERIIIVGVQESDIRYLGNWPASDRILAQILRKIRDQQPKVIGLDLYRDIPVGEGYAELEQIFKTTPNLIGIEKSIGDRFSTAIDPPPALKALGQVAANDVIVDPDGRLRRALLYPMPEGNEGLPSLGLAIALTYLKEKGIEPKSSESGYLQIGSTIFQPLEDTDGGYIRVDAGGYQVLMNYHGSSQKFRYISLEDILENRIDPQLMRDRIVLIGPQAASLNDVFYTPYSSNFITSPAQMSGVEFQANIVKLILGAVLDNRPLFRIWSNIWEEIWIAGWAMTGAAIIWIFSTRRLIFLTGTLILCMGGLVIGSYVLFLSGWWIPIAPALFTYIGSMLVMQSYMYVSRLQELNSALSDSIELLAHDASHDALTGLPNRNLFMDRVEHAIKYSKRHSSYLFAIFFIDLDRFKMINDSLGHNVGDLFLQAISEILQGCLRSIDTVARLGGDEFTILVDDIQDVGEALMVADRILNKFLSPVIIKGEAIFPSASIGIVISTPDYDNCVDLLRDADIAMYRAKSSGKGRYILFDQEMYEQTLRLTQLESELHYALEHQEFELYYQPIVSLETDKLSGFEALIRWKNPKRGFISPIEFIPLAEDTGLIVAVGDWVLKEACNQLKVWLHKFPEAANLKMSINLASHQIREPDLLEKLDAILSETGIDGCSIRLEITESTLMDQGEQTINKLAQLRARNIQLSIDDFGQGYSSLSYLHRFPINILKIDRAFVDQMTDGGENIEIVRTITMLAHTLNMSVVAEGVETQQQVEILKKLGCEFGQGYLFSRPLTAPAAEQAIANSVNAIAISPTIE
- a CDS encoding ABC transporter ATP-binding protein codes for the protein MTVVPTVRTHRLTKQFDNHVAVNHIDLQIDRGEVYGLIGPNGAGKTTLIRMLAAAEEPTAGEIYINGARFLRGQNNPELKRQLGYLPDDFPLYDDLTVWDYLDYFARLYFLRDAQRSQRLYEVIELVELEQKKNELIATLSRGMKQRLSLARSIIHNPTLLLLDEPVSGLDPLARVQVRNIIKSLQRQGMTILISSHILSDLAEICTSIGIMELGRLVESSRLQALYDRSNQDRQQILISTLGKIEDLEIVLKRSEFVQEVEVLADVAMVRIQFAGTLEDCASLLKYLIDADVPIINFHRTQETLENIFLKLGYKQTS
- a CDS encoding YggT family protein translates to MDAIAISSLTLNIVLGLFILMYIFRIIMTWYPQIPLKQFPYSVITFPTEPLLFVLRKLIPPIGGIDISPVIGVGIFSLLREMLLGQQGILTMMQ
- a CDS encoding cobalt-precorrin-6A reductase, whose protein sequence is MQKILILGGTGDAVKLAAKLATNPKLEVISSLAGRTKKPAALVGQVRIGGFGGAEGLARYIQDYSIDVLIDATHPCAGQITINGAIASHSVNIPYLMLTRPQWKKINGDNWIEVESVEAAARSIPESVNRVFITSGRQQLEPFLQRSHISPHIWYLMRSIDPPELELPNSKVLLDRGPFSLEQERQLLRDYRIQAIVSKNSGGNATYAKIVAARELGIPIIMVQRPAMPEGEKVTSIEAAIAWLNQIRKQRRTSKNSNK
- a CDS encoding DUF433 domain-containing protein yields the protein MLLEDYFDFLSPDDIHIKGHRIGIQDVIKYYLSGYSPKEILEELPSLNLEKIYAVITYYWRNRSQIDEYMFLLEQSQEQHYQERLKQEPSEAIARLRANREQTKKKLLLIS